A window of Acropora muricata isolate sample 2 chromosome 3, ASM3666990v1, whole genome shotgun sequence contains these coding sequences:
- the LOC136912003 gene encoding very-long-chain enoyl-CoA reductase-like yields the protein MGERPFSAAIVFCLLWLALAYICSVVILPEWNTLNIALCSVAVALCVMNYVNEYLGKFPLSYSKFAPEGQMNPRLGWALCYGLPAVVQIALWYSAGMPQSTYQLVAMGTYVVHFLKRVLEALFVHKYSKKWSFSSALQVSLFYTLGSAVQHYWCNLYTDDDLAAKLSSDDFALIVGFVLYLIGEFLNGYHHYELACLRPAAGSATYSVPESALFRFVVCPHYCFELVAWFGMAVVCQHLGIYLGWMVMVTYLAGRSHQTQQWYQKKIDNFPTDRRNMFPGIY from the exons ATGGGTGAAAGACCATTTTCAGCAGCAATTGTGTTTTGTCTCTTATGGCTGGCGTTGGCTTATATCTGTAGCGTTGTGATCCTACCAGAGTGGAACACCCTAAACATCGCATTGTGTTCCGTAGCTGTGGCTCTGTGCGTTATGAACTATGTCAATGAATATTTGGGAAAGTTTCCACTAAGCTACAG CAAGTTTGCCCCTGAGGGTCAAATGAATCCACGTTTGGGTTGGGCATTGTGTTACGGCTTGCCAGCTGTCGTGCAGATTGCACTGTGGTATTCTGCTGGAATGCCACAGTCAACATATCAGTTAGTGGCGATGGGGACCTATGTTGTCCATTTTTTGAAAAGAGTGCTGGAGGCGTTATTTGTGCACAAGTATTCGAAAAAATGGAGTTTTTCCTCAGCATTGCAG GTTTCTCTTTTTTACACCCTTGGTTCAGCTGTGCAACACTATTGGTGCAACCTGTACACAGATGACGATCTTGCTGCTAAGCTGTCATCTGATGACTTCGCATTGattgttggctttgttttgtATTTGATTGGGGAATTTCTGAATGGATATCACCACTACGAGTTGGCCTGTCTGCGTCCTGCAGCTGGTTCTGCAACTTATTCAGTTCCAGAGAGTGCACTTTTTCGTTTTGTCGTGTGCCCACACTACTGTTT TGAGTTGGTGGCATGGTTTGGTATGGCTGTGGTCTGTCAACACTTGGGAATTTACTTGGGCTGGATGGTAATGGTGACCTACTTAGCAGGAAGAAGTCACCAGACACAGCAGTGGTATCAGAAAAAGATAGACAACTTTCCCACCGACAGGAGGAATATGTTTCCTGGAATCtactga